The Saccharopolyspora gloriosae genome window below encodes:
- a CDS encoding cation-translocating P-type ATPase codes for MPLGTLLSRASQVAVPVLDAVRTFGSAPLTRRTYSGDGRTHLEVRGLHLPESADAVRDLRTRMSEVDGVREVEVNAVLGRVTVHHDPDVTGRAALDAVVDDVETDHGLRDLGRAPAGAAHPGNADALLRDVGAFGLSVLGLGYTAVAGLLPFQPGSPLVPAAISLADSVPWLRAGAERTLGRSGTDAALGVGGAVTQGLSQNPLAVFTDLSSRFCSAREVIARRQAWTRWEGATHSGSHESTAFDAPPRPSALPDGPVEQVANLSGTFALGGYGTVLAATRDQRRALATMLAAIPRPAKSGREAFAAQLTTALSARGTVVLEPKSLRRLDRVDAVVLDAPALLTGRRIVDEVLPWDPDADGARLFAHAAELVASERPKAHQRSGKWSCAPLDRNGTDVPAHLHEAMRAHRDQGATLLLLRRHDEPTAVVAVADELDPLAEALVDAARAAGTVVLAGVGSRLDRRLAVDDVVHGGTRLAGSVRRLQEDGRVVALVSPRGHSALAAADVGIGLTEADKPTPWGADLLCPNRTEAYAVLFSAAEARTASKHAAALSVGGTCLGVLFGALGPSLGAPARASMPGHAASLFAIGTGTLAGMQAGNRPPPAPRQRTPWHALPGRAVLGLLDSSVDGLTGAVAQRWQRSQPQAGGRESGVAGATLEGLVNPMTPVLVAGAVVSAGLGSVVDAVLITGVLGISALVDGVQRVATDRELARLLDAGQLPAQVRRGGETITVPADRLVPGDVVELRSGDGVPADCRVLEAEYLEVDESSLTGESNLVVKTPEATTAAALGDRTGMVYQGTTVATGTATAVVVATGTATEIGRTTQDDGRATGGAGGVEARLAELTRQILPLSIGAGGVLMAVDLLRGTPLAHTVGRAVGLAVAAVPEGLPFVATLAELAAARRLSRRGVLVRSPATIEALGRVDALCFDKTGTLTQGRITLGQVSDGRHSSTPDRLDTAERAVIEVAVRANPQADDDQPLPHLTDRAVLEGALAAGIDPNGREVLADLPFEPSRSFHATRTRGDDGVALHVKGAPEVVLERCVRWRGAEGHRKFDAAARTEVEQEIERLALLGYRLLAVAEKSTPDETGSELDDSDVDGLDFVGLLGLADPVHPTAAEAVSRLRRAGVDVIMITGDHPSTAEAIAAELGMLGGRRVMHGAELDELDDEELAAELPTISVFARVSPAQKARIVRLLRADGRTVAMTGDGANDVPAIKLAHVGIALGSRATSAARESADLVVADDRIETITDGIVEGRGMWASVHDALSMLLGGNLGEIGYAVGSGFFGGGAGLNARQLLVVNMLTDVLPAIAIAVRPPPHATPERLLSEGPDASLGTALTHDVYLRAAATAGAAGLAWALARPVSTPGQARTTGLVALVSAQLAQTLAVRGRTPLVLASGAVSLVVLFGVVQVPGVSHFFGSSPLLPHQWCLAAGSAIASTTAVVLWQRPPATKQPAEARALPAGTTEAPAVAAPAEVTEGSNEDVVEGSVLPAPAAHRNGSAARRAPAGSRPLVTTPG; via the coding sequence ATGCCGCTCGGCACCTTGCTGTCGCGAGCCTCGCAGGTGGCCGTGCCCGTCCTCGACGCCGTGCGCACCTTCGGGTCCGCACCGCTGACCCGGCGGACCTACTCCGGGGACGGCCGCACCCACCTCGAAGTGCGCGGCCTGCACCTGCCCGAGTCGGCCGACGCCGTGCGCGACCTGCGCACCCGCATGTCCGAAGTGGACGGCGTCCGCGAGGTCGAGGTGAACGCGGTGCTGGGGCGGGTCACGGTGCACCACGATCCCGACGTCACCGGGCGCGCGGCGCTGGACGCGGTGGTCGACGACGTCGAAACCGACCACGGGCTGCGCGACCTCGGCCGCGCACCCGCCGGTGCCGCGCACCCGGGCAACGCCGACGCGCTGCTGCGCGACGTCGGAGCGTTCGGGCTCAGCGTGCTCGGCCTGGGCTACACCGCCGTCGCCGGGCTGCTCCCGTTCCAGCCCGGTTCACCGCTGGTGCCCGCCGCGATCTCGCTGGCCGACTCGGTGCCGTGGCTGCGCGCCGGAGCCGAACGCACCCTCGGGCGCTCCGGCACCGACGCCGCGCTCGGCGTGGGCGGCGCCGTCACCCAAGGCCTGTCGCAGAACCCGCTGGCCGTGTTCACCGACCTGTCGTCCCGGTTCTGCTCCGCGCGCGAAGTCATCGCCCGGCGCCAGGCGTGGACCCGCTGGGAAGGCGCGACCCACTCCGGCTCGCACGAATCCACCGCGTTCGACGCCCCGCCACGCCCGAGCGCGCTGCCCGACGGACCGGTCGAACAGGTCGCGAACCTCTCCGGCACGTTCGCCCTCGGCGGGTACGGCACCGTCCTCGCCGCCACCCGCGACCAGCGGCGGGCGCTGGCGACCATGCTCGCCGCGATCCCCCGCCCCGCGAAGAGCGGGCGGGAGGCGTTCGCCGCGCAGCTGACCACCGCGCTGTCCGCGCGCGGCACCGTCGTGCTCGAACCGAAGTCGCTGCGGCGCCTGGACCGGGTCGACGCCGTCGTGCTCGACGCCCCCGCGTTGCTGACGGGACGGCGGATCGTCGACGAGGTGCTGCCGTGGGACCCCGACGCGGACGGCGCCCGGTTGTTCGCGCACGCCGCCGAACTCGTCGCCTCCGAACGCCCCAAGGCGCACCAGCGCAGCGGCAAGTGGTCCTGCGCCCCGCTCGACCGCAACGGCACCGACGTGCCCGCGCACCTGCACGAGGCGATGCGCGCGCACCGCGACCAGGGCGCGACGCTGCTCCTGCTGCGCAGGCACGACGAACCCACCGCGGTCGTGGCCGTCGCCGACGAACTCGACCCGCTCGCCGAAGCGCTCGTCGACGCCGCCCGCGCCGCCGGGACCGTGGTGCTCGCCGGGGTCGGCAGCCGCCTCGACCGCAGGCTCGCCGTGGACGACGTCGTGCACGGCGGCACCCGGCTGGCCGGCTCGGTGCGGCGGTTGCAGGAGGACGGCCGGGTGGTCGCGCTGGTCTCGCCGCGCGGGCATTCCGCGCTGGCCGCCGCCGACGTCGGCATCGGACTCACCGAGGCCGACAAGCCCACGCCGTGGGGCGCGGACCTGCTGTGCCCGAACCGGACCGAGGCGTACGCGGTCCTGTTCTCCGCCGCCGAAGCGCGCACCGCCAGCAAGCACGCCGCCGCGCTGTCGGTCGGCGGCACCTGCCTGGGCGTCCTGTTCGGCGCGCTCGGCCCCTCGCTGGGCGCACCTGCTCGCGCGAGCATGCCGGGGCACGCGGCGAGCCTGTTCGCGATCGGCACCGGCACCTTGGCCGGGATGCAGGCCGGCAACCGCCCACCGCCAGCGCCGCGGCAGCGCACGCCGTGGCACGCGCTGCCGGGCAGAGCCGTGCTGGGCCTGCTGGACAGCTCCGTCGACGGCCTCACCGGCGCGGTCGCGCAGCGCTGGCAGCGCTCCCAGCCGCAGGCGGGCGGCCGGGAATCCGGCGTAGCGGGGGCCACCCTCGAAGGACTGGTCAACCCGATGACACCGGTGCTGGTCGCGGGCGCCGTGGTCTCCGCCGGGCTCGGCTCGGTGGTCGACGCCGTGCTGATCACCGGCGTGCTCGGGATCAGCGCCCTGGTCGACGGGGTGCAGCGGGTCGCGACCGATCGCGAACTCGCCCGGCTGCTCGACGCCGGGCAACTGCCCGCGCAGGTCCGCCGGGGCGGCGAGACGATCACCGTGCCCGCCGACCGGCTGGTGCCCGGCGACGTCGTCGAACTGCGCTCCGGAGACGGCGTGCCCGCCGACTGCCGGGTGCTGGAGGCGGAGTACCTGGAAGTCGACGAGTCCAGCCTCACCGGCGAATCGAACCTCGTGGTCAAGACGCCCGAGGCGACCACCGCCGCCGCGCTCGGCGACCGCACCGGCATGGTCTACCAGGGCACCACGGTCGCCACCGGAACGGCCACGGCCGTCGTGGTGGCCACCGGTACCGCCACCGAGATCGGCCGCACCACCCAGGACGACGGTCGCGCCACCGGCGGCGCGGGGGGAGTCGAAGCACGGCTCGCGGAACTGACCCGGCAGATCCTGCCGCTGTCCATCGGCGCCGGTGGCGTGCTCATGGCCGTCGACCTGCTGCGCGGCACCCCGCTCGCGCACACCGTCGGGCGGGCCGTCGGACTGGCCGTGGCCGCCGTACCGGAAGGCCTGCCGTTCGTGGCGACGCTGGCGGAACTCGCCGCCGCGCGCAGGCTGTCCCGGCGCGGCGTGCTGGTGCGCAGCCCCGCCACCATCGAAGCGCTGGGCCGCGTCGACGCGTTGTGCTTCGACAAGACCGGGACCCTCACCCAAGGCCGGATCACCCTCGGCCAGGTCTCCGACGGCAGGCACAGCAGCACACCGGATCGGCTGGACACCGCCGAACGCGCCGTCATCGAGGTCGCGGTGCGGGCCAACCCGCAGGCCGACGACGACCAGCCGCTGCCACACCTCACCGACCGCGCCGTGCTCGAAGGAGCGCTGGCGGCCGGCATCGACCCGAACGGGCGCGAGGTCCTCGCGGACCTGCCGTTCGAGCCCTCCCGCAGCTTCCACGCCACCCGCACCCGCGGCGACGACGGCGTCGCGCTGCACGTCAAGGGAGCACCGGAGGTGGTGCTCGAACGCTGCGTCCGGTGGCGCGGCGCCGAGGGCCACCGGAAGTTCGACGCCGCCGCGCGGACCGAGGTGGAGCAGGAGATCGAACGCCTCGCCCTGCTCGGCTACCGGCTGCTCGCGGTAGCCGAGAAGTCCACACCGGACGAAACCGGATCCGAACTGGACGATTCCGATGTGGACGGACTCGACTTCGTCGGGCTGCTCGGACTCGCCGACCCGGTGCACCCCACGGCGGCGGAGGCCGTCTCGCGGCTGCGGCGCGCCGGGGTCGACGTCATCATGATCACCGGCGATCACCCGAGCACCGCCGAGGCCATCGCCGCCGAGCTCGGCATGCTAGGCGGCAGGCGGGTCATGCACGGCGCCGAACTCGACGAGCTCGACGACGAGGAGCTGGCCGCGGAACTACCCACGATCTCCGTGTTCGCGCGGGTCAGCCCGGCGCAGAAGGCGCGCATCGTGCGGCTGCTGCGCGCCGACGGGCGCACCGTGGCGATGACCGGCGACGGCGCCAACGACGTGCCCGCGATCAAGCTCGCCCACGTCGGCATCGCGCTCGGCTCCCGAGCCACCTCAGCAGCCCGCGAGTCCGCAGACCTCGTCGTCGCCGACGACCGGATCGAGACCATCACCGACGGCATCGTCGAGGGCCGCGGGATGTGGGCTTCGGTGCACGACGCGCTGTCCATGCTGCTCGGCGGCAACCTCGGCGAGATCGGGTACGCGGTGGGATCGGGCTTCTTCGGCGGTGGCGCCGGGCTCAACGCCCGGCAGCTGCTGGTGGTGAACATGCTGACCGACGTGCTGCCCGCGATCGCCATCGCGGTGCGCCCGCCCCCGCACGCCACTCCGGAGCGGCTGCTGTCCGAAGGTCCGGACGCGTCGCTGGGCACGGCCCTGACCCACGACGTGTACCTGCGCGCCGCCGCCACGGCCGGGGCTGCGGGGCTCGCCTGGGCGCTGGCCCGCCCGGTGTCCACGCCCGGCCAGGCCCGCACCACCGGACTGGTCGCGCTGGTGTCCGCGCAGCTCGCCCAGACGCTCGCGGTGCGCGGTCGCACACCGCTGGTGCTGGCCTCCGGCGCGGTGTCCCTCGTGGTGCTGTTCGGGGTCGTGCAGGTTCCCGGCGTCAGCCACTTCTTCGGCAGCAGTCCGCTACTACCACACCAGTGGTGTCTCGCGGCCGGATCCGCGATCGCATCCACCACAGCCGTGGTGCTGTGGCAGCGCCCACCTGCGACGAAGCAGCCCGCGGAGGCCCGCGCGCTGCCCGCCGGGACGACGGAGGCCCCGGCCGTCGCCGCCCCGGCGGAGGTCACGGAGGGTTCGAACGAGGACGTCGTGGAGGGCTCGGTGCTGCCCGCTCCGGCGGCGCATCGGAACGGTTCCGCCGCACGTCGCGCTCCGGCCGGCTCGCGGCCGCTGGTCACCACTCCCGGATGA
- a CDS encoding glycosyltransferase 87 family protein encodes MTENGSREHDSTRVDDRVEAVRAHPPLDSRGRRTAPWFAVATLAYAAVLSSALAVAIPEAALVGDPEWGLDYRVYARAGRELWTPALYAPRPELPFLYPPIAGMLFAALRFIPEALGHAVLNIATVAATVTTAHHVLAWYDFGTRAQRHALAFAAAGLFSLTTPWRTELALGQINSLLLAAIVIAATRTGDRARDGVLLGAATSIKLAAGIVVPGFLLARRWRTAAGAVLTFLVTVAVGVLVLGGTAVRYWFEVLPRMSNGPVRTEVFSQNLAAALSRLGLAPPLGWGLLAVLTVIGLSIAVRRRDHFKAVLVLGMAGLLAQPVTWTHHWVWLGPAALVLLIGVVRCAHPYRWACCLVLLLGTILFPVGYALPGHSLSGSGLDLGRALPASGYALLGLALLVLIPLCPTGRRPQDAST; translated from the coding sequence ATGACCGAGAACGGGTCGCGCGAGCACGACTCCACCCGAGTCGACGACCGCGTCGAAGCAGTTCGCGCACACCCGCCGCTCGACTCGCGCGGGCGGAGAACGGCGCCGTGGTTCGCCGTCGCGACCCTGGCCTACGCAGCCGTCCTCAGCAGCGCGCTCGCCGTTGCCATTCCCGAGGCCGCGCTCGTCGGCGACCCGGAATGGGGCTTGGATTACCGCGTCTACGCCCGCGCCGGTCGGGAATTGTGGACTCCGGCGCTGTACGCGCCCCGACCGGAACTGCCGTTCCTGTACCCGCCGATCGCCGGGATGCTGTTCGCCGCGCTGCGGTTCATCCCGGAAGCCCTCGGCCACGCCGTACTCAACATCGCGACCGTCGCCGCCACCGTGACGACCGCGCACCACGTGCTCGCGTGGTACGACTTCGGGACCCGCGCCCAGCGGCACGCCCTCGCCTTCGCCGCGGCCGGGTTGTTCTCGCTCACGACGCCGTGGCGCACCGAACTGGCGCTCGGGCAGATCAATTCCCTCCTGCTGGCCGCCATCGTCATCGCGGCGACGCGCACCGGTGACAGGGCGCGGGACGGCGTGCTGCTGGGAGCGGCCACCTCGATCAAGCTCGCCGCCGGGATCGTGGTGCCGGGATTCCTGCTCGCCCGGCGGTGGCGGACCGCGGCGGGCGCCGTGCTGACCTTCCTGGTCACCGTCGCGGTCGGCGTGCTCGTCCTCGGCGGCACCGCGGTGCGCTACTGGTTCGAGGTGCTCCCGAGGATGTCGAACGGGCCGGTGCGCACCGAGGTCTTCAGCCAGAACCTCGCGGCGGCGCTGTCGCGGCTCGGCCTGGCTCCGCCGCTCGGGTGGGGACTGCTCGCGGTCCTGACCGTGATCGGCCTGAGCATCGCCGTCCGGCGGCGGGACCACTTCAAGGCCGTTCTGGTGCTGGGCATGGCGGGACTGCTGGCGCAGCCGGTCACCTGGACGCACCACTGGGTGTGGCTTGGGCCCGCCGCCCTCGTCCTGCTGATCGGGGTCGTCCGGTGCGCGCACCCGTACCGGTGGGCGTGCTGCCTGGTGTTGCTGCTCGGCACGATCCTGTTCCCGGTGGGCTACGCGCTTCCGGGGCACAGCCTGTCCGGCAGCGGGCTGGACCTCGGCCGCGCGCTGCCGGCGTCCGGCTACGCGCTGCTCGGCCTCGCCCTGCTCGTGCTGATCCCGCTGTGCCCCACCGGTCGTCGCCCGCAGGACGCCTCGACCTGA
- a CDS encoding EamA family transporter — protein MIGVRNPLHDPKTAGITAAMFSAFCFGGSGPFAKPLINAGFTPLQVAWMRLAGGALLMLPFAVRHAGVLRRAPWLLLGYGVFAIAGVQTFYFAAIASIPVAVALLIEFLGPVLVLGWIRFVRRAPVTKQAAIGTALALVGLACVVEIAAGLRFDVFGLLLALAAAGCQAGYFLLSDSSADVDPRALASYGLLIGAAIVTVIARPWELDWALLAGPVQLAGAPFPALLVVGWVVLMSTVLAYLTGIVAVRRLSPPIAGAVAFLEPVVATVLAWMLLGEHVGPWQLAGGALVLAGAFIAQRSAPAPEPTAEPVEV, from the coding sequence ATGATCGGCGTGCGCAATCCGCTCCACGATCCGAAGACCGCGGGCATCACGGCCGCGATGTTCTCCGCGTTCTGCTTCGGCGGTTCCGGGCCGTTCGCCAAACCGCTGATCAACGCCGGGTTCACCCCGTTGCAGGTGGCGTGGATGCGGCTGGCCGGCGGCGCGCTGCTGATGCTGCCGTTCGCGGTGCGCCACGCCGGGGTGCTGCGGAGGGCGCCGTGGCTGCTGCTGGGCTACGGGGTGTTCGCCATCGCGGGCGTGCAGACCTTCTACTTCGCGGCCATCGCCTCGATCCCGGTGGCGGTGGCGCTGCTCATCGAATTCCTCGGCCCGGTGCTGGTGCTCGGCTGGATCCGCTTCGTCCGGCGCGCGCCGGTGACCAAGCAGGCCGCGATCGGCACGGCGCTGGCGCTGGTCGGGCTGGCGTGCGTGGTGGAGATCGCCGCGGGGCTGCGCTTCGATGTGTTCGGCTTGCTGCTCGCCCTGGCCGCCGCCGGGTGTCAGGCCGGGTACTTCCTGCTCTCCGACAGCTCCGCCGACGTGGACCCGCGTGCGCTGGCCTCCTACGGGCTGCTGATCGGTGCCGCCATCGTCACGGTGATCGCGCGGCCCTGGGAGCTGGACTGGGCGCTGCTCGCCGGGCCCGTGCAGCTGGCCGGCGCCCCGTTCCCCGCGCTGCTGGTGGTCGGCTGGGTCGTGCTGATGAGCACCGTGCTGGCCTACCTCACCGGCATCGTCGCGGTGCGGCGGCTCTCGCCGCCGATCGCGGGCGCCGTCGCGTTCCTGGAGCCGGTGGTGGCCACGGTGCTGGCGTGGATGCTGCTCGGCGAGCACGTGGGGCCGTGGCAGCTGGCCGGGGGAGCGCTGGTGCTCGCGGGCGCGTTCATCGCGCAGCGCTCCGCGCCCGCGCCCGAACCCACCGCGGAACCCGTCGAGGTCTGA
- a CDS encoding MIP/aquaporin family protein: protein MMATRERSRSKFGSGLGGELSAEFLGTFVLILLGCGSVAVALAGLPGSGRQEDAFGPANWLIIAFGWGFAVVFGVYIAGGVSGAHINPAVTLAFAVRRSFPWRKVVPYIVAQVVGAFLAAGVVFSCYRWAIDAFNAKAGVGRAESLDTFSIFATFPAKYFGSSWLGPLLDQVVGTAILVALICALIDVRNSAPASNLGPFLIGMVVTAIGLSFGVSAGYAINPARDFGPRLWAYLTGWGEIALPGTYQWFSAYFWIPIVGPFIGGVLGALIYDAFIGKVLAARDTAPEPGRVPGTEADGS, encoded by the coding sequence ATGATGGCCACACGTGAGCGATCCCGCTCGAAATTCGGTTCCGGGCTCGGCGGTGAGCTGTCCGCGGAATTCCTGGGCACCTTCGTGCTGATCCTGCTCGGCTGCGGTTCCGTGGCCGTCGCGCTCGCCGGCCTGCCCGGCTCGGGCAGGCAGGAGGACGCCTTCGGGCCGGCGAACTGGTTGATCATCGCGTTCGGCTGGGGGTTCGCGGTGGTGTTCGGCGTGTACATCGCCGGCGGCGTGAGCGGCGCGCACATCAACCCGGCCGTGACCCTGGCCTTCGCGGTCCGCCGGTCGTTCCCGTGGCGCAAGGTCGTGCCCTACATCGTGGCGCAGGTCGTCGGCGCGTTCCTCGCCGCAGGGGTGGTGTTCTCCTGCTACCGGTGGGCGATCGACGCGTTCAACGCCAAAGCGGGCGTCGGGCGCGCCGAATCGCTGGACACCTTCTCCATCTTCGCGACCTTCCCGGCGAAGTACTTCGGCTCCTCCTGGCTGGGGCCGCTGCTGGACCAGGTCGTGGGCACCGCGATCCTCGTCGCGCTGATCTGCGCGCTGATCGACGTCCGGAACTCGGCGCCCGCGTCGAACCTGGGGCCGTTCCTGATCGGCATGGTCGTGACGGCGATCGGGCTGAGCTTCGGGGTCAGCGCGGGGTACGCCATCAACCCGGCCCGCGATTTCGGGCCCCGGCTGTGGGCCTACCTCACCGGGTGGGGGGAGATCGCGCTGCCCGGCACCTACCAGTGGTTCAGCGCCTACTTCTGGATCCCCATCGTCGGGCCGTTCATCGGCGGCGTGCTGGGCGCGTTGATCTACGACGCGTTCATCGGCAAGGTGCTCGCGGCGCGGGACACGGCGCCGGAGCCGGGGCGCGTGCCCGGGACGGAAGCGGACGGGAGCTGA
- a CDS encoding aconitate hydratase — MELNVTAPASKDSFGARGTLKVGDSSYEVFRLNAVDGAARLPYSLKILLENLLRTEDGANITADHVRALASWDAKAEPSTEIQFTPARVIMQDFTGVPCVVDLATMREAVADLGGDTSKVNPLAPAELVIDHSVIIDVFGKPDAFERNVEFEYGRNKERYQFLRWGQGAFDEFKVVPPGTGIVHQVNIEHLARTVMSRNGQAYPDSCVGTDSHTTMVNGLGVLGWGVGGIEAEAAMLGQPVSMLIPRVVGFKLTGEIPAGATATDVVLTITEMLRRHGVVGKFVEFYGSGVASVPLANRATIGNMSPEFGSTAAIFPIDDETIRYLKLTGRPADQVALVESYAKEQGLWHDPDHEPEYSELLELDLSTVVPSIAGPKRPQDRIEVSDAKPSFRKSLTDYVQVQNTDDAALDEAGEESFPASDPVSVTHHGAGDKPRLVSAADGASGRPTNPIKVTSDELGEFELDHGAVVIASITSCTNTSNPSVMLGAALLARNAVDKGLTRKPWVKTSMAPGSQVVTDYYEKAGLWPYLEKLGFHLVGYGCTTCIGNSGPLPEEISAAVQQNDLSVTSVLSGNRNFEGRINPDVKMNYLASPPLVIAYALAGTMDFDFETDPLGHDPEGKPVFLRDLWPSPQEVQETIDSAITQEMFTKDYADVFKGDERWRALPTPEGETFDWDTESTYVRKPPYFDGMGMEPSPVTDISGARVLALLGDSVTTDHISPAGAIKPDSPAGKYLSEHGIDRKDFNSYGSRRGNHEVMIRGTFANIRLRNLLLDDVQGGYTRDFTQDGAPQAFIYDAAQNYAAQGTPLVVLGGKEYGSGSSRDWAAKGTSLLGVRAVIAESFERIHRSNLIGMGVIPLQFPEGSSAKSLGLDGTETFDFSGITKLNDGETPQSVQVVATKADGSTVEFDAKVRIDTPGEADYYRNGGILQYVLRKMIRS; from the coding sequence ATGGAGTTGAACGTGACTGCACCTGCGAGCAAGGACAGCTTCGGTGCCCGCGGCACGCTGAAGGTCGGTGACTCCTCCTACGAGGTGTTCCGGCTCAACGCGGTCGACGGCGCGGCACGGCTGCCCTACAGCCTCAAGATCCTGCTGGAAAACCTGTTGCGCACCGAGGACGGTGCCAACATCACGGCCGACCACGTGCGCGCCCTGGCGAGCTGGGACGCCAAGGCCGAGCCGTCGACGGAGATCCAGTTCACCCCCGCGCGGGTCATCATGCAGGACTTCACCGGAGTCCCCTGCGTGGTCGACCTGGCCACCATGCGCGAAGCCGTCGCCGACCTCGGTGGCGACACCTCCAAGGTGAACCCGCTGGCCCCCGCCGAGCTGGTCATCGACCACTCGGTGATCATCGACGTGTTCGGCAAGCCGGACGCCTTCGAGCGCAACGTCGAGTTCGAGTACGGCCGCAACAAGGAGCGCTACCAGTTCCTGCGCTGGGGCCAGGGCGCCTTCGACGAGTTCAAGGTCGTCCCGCCGGGCACCGGCATCGTGCACCAGGTCAACATCGAGCACCTGGCCCGCACCGTGATGTCCCGCAACGGCCAGGCCTACCCGGACTCCTGCGTCGGCACCGACTCGCACACCACCATGGTCAACGGCCTGGGCGTGCTGGGCTGGGGCGTCGGCGGCATCGAGGCCGAGGCCGCGATGCTGGGCCAGCCCGTCTCCATGCTGATCCCGCGCGTCGTGGGCTTCAAGCTCACCGGTGAGATCCCCGCGGGCGCCACCGCCACCGACGTGGTCCTCACGATCACCGAGATGCTGCGCCGCCACGGCGTGGTGGGCAAGTTCGTGGAGTTCTACGGCTCGGGCGTGGCCTCGGTCCCGCTGGCCAACCGCGCCACCATCGGCAACATGAGCCCCGAGTTCGGTTCGACCGCGGCGATCTTCCCGATCGACGACGAGACGATCCGCTACCTCAAGCTCACCGGCCGCCCGGCCGACCAGGTCGCGCTGGTCGAGTCCTACGCCAAGGAACAGGGCCTCTGGCACGACCCGGACCACGAGCCGGAGTACTCCGAGCTCCTGGAGCTGGACCTGTCCACGGTCGTGCCGTCCATCGCCGGGCCGAAGCGCCCGCAGGACCGCATCGAGGTCTCCGACGCCAAGCCGTCGTTCCGCAAGTCGCTCACCGACTACGTCCAGGTGCAGAACACCGACGACGCCGCGCTCGACGAGGCAGGCGAGGAGTCCTTCCCGGCCAGCGACCCGGTGTCGGTGACCCACCACGGCGCGGGCGACAAGCCGCGGCTGGTCTCGGCCGCCGACGGCGCCTCCGGCCGCCCGACGAACCCGATCAAGGTGACCTCGGACGAGCTGGGCGAGTTCGAGCTCGACCACGGTGCCGTGGTGATCGCCTCGATCACCTCCTGCACCAACACCTCGAACCCGTCGGTGATGCTGGGTGCCGCGCTGCTGGCCCGCAACGCCGTGGACAAGGGCCTCACCCGCAAGCCGTGGGTGAAGACCTCGATGGCGCCGGGTTCGCAGGTCGTCACCGACTACTACGAGAAGGCCGGTCTCTGGCCGTACCTGGAGAAGCTGGGCTTCCACCTGGTCGGCTACGGCTGCACCACCTGCATCGGCAACTCCGGTCCGCTGCCGGAGGAGATCTCCGCCGCGGTGCAGCAGAACGACCTGTCGGTCACCTCCGTGCTGTCGGGCAACCGGAACTTCGAGGGCCGGATCAACCCCGACGTCAAGATGAACTACCTGGCCTCGCCGCCGCTGGTCATCGCCTACGCGCTCGCGGGCACGATGGACTTCGACTTCGAGACCGACCCGCTGGGCCACGACCCCGAGGGCAAGCCGGTGTTCCTGCGCGACCTGTGGCCCTCGCCGCAGGAGGTCCAGGAGACCATCGACTCGGCGATCACCCAGGAGATGTTCACCAAGGACTACGCCGACGTCTTCAAGGGCGACGAGCGCTGGCGGGCGCTGCCCACGCCGGAGGGTGAGACCTTCGACTGGGACACCGAGTCCACCTACGTGCGCAAGCCCCCGTACTTCGACGGCATGGGCATGGAGCCGAGCCCGGTCACCGACATCTCCGGTGCCCGCGTGCTGGCGCTGCTGGGCGACTCGGTCACCACCGACCACATCTCCCCGGCCGGTGCGATCAAGCCGGACTCGCCCGCGGGCAAGTACCTCAGCGAGCACGGCATCGACCGCAAGGACTTCAACTCCTACGGGTCGCGCCGCGGCAACCACGAGGTCATGATCCGCGGGACCTTCGCCAACATCCGGCTGCGCAACCTGCTGCTCGACGACGTGCAGGGCGGCTACACCCGCGACTTCACCCAGGACGGCGCTCCGCAGGCGTTCATCTACGACGCCGCGCAGAACTACGCCGCGCAGGGCACGCCGCTGGTGGTGCTGGGCGGCAAGGAGTACGGCTCCGGGTCGTCGCGCGACTGGGCCGCGAAGGGCACCAGCCTGCTGGGCGTGCGGGCGGTCATCGCCGAGTCCTTCGAGCGCATCCACCGCTCGAACCTGATCGGCATGGGCGTCATCCCGCTGCAGTTCCCGGAGGGCTCCTCGGCGAAGTCGCTGGGCCTGGACGGCACGGAGACCTTCGACTTCTCGGGCATCACCAAGCTCAACGACGGTGAGACCCCGCAGTCGGTGCAGGTCGTGGCCACCAAGGCCGACGGGTCGACCGTGGAGTTCGACGCGAAGGTCCGCATCGACACCCCCGGTGAGGCGGACTACTACCGCAACGGCGGCATCCTGCAGTACGTGCTGCGCAAGATGATCCGCTCCTGA